One window of the Stegostoma tigrinum isolate sSteTig4 unplaced genomic scaffold, sSteTig4.hap1 scaffold_509, whole genome shotgun sequence genome contains the following:
- the LOC132208710 gene encoding utrophin-like, giving the protein MCSCGLRSCGGHGSGTAVSSPYAAEPTPEERAQRIAKAVRKQSTEVKENWEQLKTRASNWQKQVEKALEKLQELQKALDDLEAHVITAEGVHTDWQPVGDLLLDSLQDHIDKTTGEDYLQNLRLGFERQQPLFWRDNGNCRCWRMRDNTVWNWMKTAGQAASQEQKS; this is encoded by the exons atgtgctcgtgtggtctcaggagttgcggaggtcacggctctgggacagccgtttcatcgccctatgctgcag aacctaccccggaagagagagcccagagaattgccaaagctgtccgcaaacagtcaacagaagtgaaggaaaattgggagcaattgaaaacccgtgcgagcaactggcagaaacaggtggaaaaggcgttggagaaacttcaagaactgcagaaagcgctggatgatcttgaggctcatgtgataacagctgagggggtccacactgattggcaacctgtgggtgacctgcttcttgactcattgcaggatcacattgataaaaccaca ggtgaggactatcttcaaaatctgagattgggttttgaaagacagcagcctttgttttggagagataatgggaactgcagatgctggagaatgcgagataacaccgtgtggaactggatgaagacagcaggccaagcagcatctcaggagcaaaaaagctga